One genomic segment of Acinetobacter sp. C26M includes these proteins:
- the phoA gene encoding alkaline phosphatase, giving the protein MKFKLLILPAVISLLIACGNDNDPSSNNITLPTPQLPKTEPPVQPPSNPVGELLDAGAKGDIRQFGGATRLKKERTQAMKDSLSDNTVKNVILFIGDGTSDSEITAARNYAEGAAGYFKGLDVLPFTGSYTTYALDKNGNIDYVTDSAASATAWASGIKTYNNALGLDIYKKHHATILELAKTAGFATGNVTTTELQDATPAALVAHISSRKCYGPNETSSSCTDSALERGGLGSITEQLLTARADVTLGGGRKTFYQVAKAGPFQGKTLLERAKLENYRIVEDLKSLQAVDRADQNQPLLGLFADGNLPVIWSGPNTQLNGHKKEAESCRANAAFSASTPRLAEMTEKAIELLRPNPKGFFLQVESGSIDKRNHAADPCGQIGETVQLDDAIQVALKFAKEHVDTLIIVTGDHAHTSQIIPIKGESPGQTAALKTKDGVAMAINYGTAPEGSSQHHTGAQVRIAAYGPRAANVSGLLDQTDLFFIMKDALGIK; this is encoded by the coding sequence ATGAAATTTAAACTATTAATTTTGCCAGCTGTTATTTCTTTACTGATTGCTTGTGGCAATGACAATGACCCCTCTTCTAACAACATAACTCTACCCACTCCACAACTGCCAAAGACCGAACCTCCAGTTCAGCCACCAAGCAATCCTGTTGGTGAATTACTGGATGCAGGTGCCAAGGGAGATATTCGACAATTTGGTGGAGCAACGCGTTTAAAGAAAGAACGTACGCAAGCGATGAAAGATTCTTTAAGTGATAATACCGTTAAAAATGTCATTTTATTTATCGGCGATGGCACCAGTGATTCAGAAATTACTGCTGCCCGAAATTATGCAGAAGGTGCGGCAGGTTATTTTAAAGGCTTAGATGTATTACCATTTACAGGTAGCTATACAACTTACGCACTCGATAAAAATGGCAATATTGATTATGTGACAGATTCAGCAGCCTCAGCCACCGCATGGGCTTCTGGAATTAAAACCTATAATAATGCCCTAGGTTTGGATATTTATAAAAAGCATCATGCAACAATCTTGGAGCTTGCCAAGACAGCAGGTTTTGCAACAGGTAATGTCACTACAACTGAGTTGCAAGATGCCACACCTGCCGCTTTAGTTGCTCATATTAGTTCACGTAAATGCTATGGCCCAAATGAAACCTCTTCAAGCTGTACCGATAGCGCCCTAGAACGAGGTGGTTTGGGCTCGATCACAGAACAGCTTTTAACCGCTCGAGCAGATGTAACGCTGGGAGGCGGCAGAAAGACATTTTATCAGGTCGCTAAAGCTGGTCCTTTCCAAGGCAAAACCTTGCTTGAACGTGCAAAATTAGAAAATTATCGTATTGTTGAAGACCTCAAGTCTTTACAGGCGGTCGATCGTGCCGATCAAAATCAGCCACTACTCGGCCTATTTGCTGACGGGAATCTTCCTGTGATTTGGAGTGGCCCTAATACACAGCTGAATGGTCACAAAAAAGAAGCCGAGAGCTGTAGAGCAAATGCTGCTTTTAGTGCTTCTACACCACGCCTAGCAGAAATGACAGAAAAAGCAATCGAATTACTTAGACCAAATCCAAAAGGTTTCTTCTTGCAAGTCGAAAGCGGTTCGATTGATAAGCGGAACCATGCAGCAGATCCATGTGGCCAAATTGGTGAAACCGTACAGCTCGATGATGCCATTCAAGTCGCACTGAAATTTGCAAAAGAACATGTAGACACATTGATTATTGTTACTGGTGATCATGCACATACCAGCCAAATCATTCCAATCAAAGGTGAGAGTCCAGGCCAGACAGCCGCACTCAAAACTAAAGATGGTGTTGCAATGGCAATTAATTACGGTACGGCGCCAGAAGGTTCGAGCCAACATCATACAGGTGCCCAAGTCCGTATTGCGGCATATGGACCGCGAGCTGCCAATGTATCAGGCTTACTTGATCAAACAGATTTATTCTTCATCATGAAAGATGCTTTAGGCATTAAATAA
- the argC gene encoding N-acetyl-gamma-glutamyl-phosphate reductase, translated as MISVGIVGGTGYTGVELLRLLLRHSQVQVRILTSRTEAGKRVADMFPSLRGHTTLEFSDFDLNQLKQCDVVFFATPHGVAMQHSEALTASGTKVIDLAADFRLQDLAQFEKWYGMQHSCPALLKDSVYGLTELNREKIKQAQVIGNPGCYPTTVQLGLAPLLKNSDQLIHTQSIIIDAKSGVSGAGRKASLGMIYSENADNFKAYGVAGHRHHPEIVEALENISGQKGQFDQLIFVPHLVPMIRGMLSTIYVDLTEQGQSVDLQALYEDFYKDERFVDVMPANSSPETRSVRGANELRIALYRPQRNKLIILVAQDNLVKGAAGQAIQNMNLMFGFDEAAGLEGIGLLP; from the coding sequence GTGATTTCTGTTGGTATTGTTGGTGGAACTGGATACACTGGGGTTGAACTATTACGTCTTTTACTAAGACATTCACAGGTTCAAGTTCGTATTCTCACTTCTCGTACAGAAGCAGGTAAGCGTGTTGCGGATATGTTCCCAAGTTTACGTGGACATACAACACTTGAGTTTTCTGATTTTGATTTAAATCAGCTTAAACAATGCGATGTCGTATTTTTTGCGACACCTCATGGTGTGGCAATGCAACACTCAGAAGCATTAACTGCTTCAGGGACAAAGGTTATTGACCTTGCTGCTGATTTTCGCCTGCAGGATTTAGCTCAGTTTGAGAAATGGTATGGCATGCAACATAGCTGCCCGGCTTTGTTGAAAGATTCAGTCTACGGTTTGACAGAGTTAAATCGTGAAAAAATCAAGCAAGCACAAGTGATTGGCAATCCTGGATGTTATCCAACGACTGTACAATTAGGTTTAGCACCGCTACTTAAAAATTCAGATCAGTTGATTCACACACAAAGTATTATTATTGATGCTAAATCAGGTGTATCAGGCGCAGGGCGTAAAGCAAGCTTGGGTATGATTTATAGTGAAAATGCTGATAACTTTAAAGCTTATGGTGTTGCTGGGCATCGCCATCACCCAGAGATTGTTGAAGCACTAGAGAATATATCTGGGCAAAAAGGTCAATTTGATCAACTGATTTTTGTACCACACTTAGTCCCAATGATTCGTGGCATGTTGAGTACGATTTATGTTGATTTAACTGAACAAGGTCAGTCGGTTGATCTGCAAGCTCTTTACGAAGATTTCTATAAAGATGAACGTTTTGTAGATGTCATGCCAGCAAATAGTTCACCTGAGACACGTAGTGTTCGCGGTGCGAATGAATTGCGTATTGCACTATATCGTCCGCAACGGAATAAATTGATTATTTTGGTTGCACAAGACAATTTAGTGAAGGGTGCTGCAGGTCAAGCCATCCAAAATATGAACTTAATGTTTGGTTTTGATGAAGCAGCTGGCTTGGAAGGCATTGGTTTATTACCATAA
- a CDS encoding DUF6776 family protein: MMMENVEPTTSPDSSVEKNKFLKTNLPLIIGATVLIGSSFLLGYTVGHRQGLTVVGYDADAEQLVDVVQKQKTALDSVSKSLNAAVQERDMAVGNADDLFKAVNQANADKTQFEGMNAIYRDILRQRGGVSLTIQNMAIKSLPENAFEYQIDLVQVSPNKRRASGSVELRLIKDTEILVVPLEDKNFNFDDFERLTGRWTMPKGFMPQFIEVRLTGAGTPVIKRFSWQRGKPVDVGSAFVSEIPQAEANAQ; encoded by the coding sequence ATGATGATGGAAAACGTTGAACCGACTACTTCACCAGACAGTTCCGTTGAAAAAAATAAATTCTTAAAAACGAATTTACCTTTGATTATTGGTGCTACTGTTCTGATCGGTAGTAGTTTTTTGCTTGGCTATACTGTCGGCCACCGTCAAGGTTTAACAGTGGTTGGTTATGATGCAGATGCTGAACAATTGGTTGATGTTGTTCAGAAACAAAAGACTGCATTGGATTCAGTCAGTAAGAGTTTGAATGCTGCTGTTCAAGAGCGTGATATGGCTGTGGGTAATGCGGATGACTTATTCAAAGCAGTGAATCAAGCCAATGCAGACAAGACGCAGTTTGAGGGTATGAATGCGATTTATCGTGATATCTTGAGACAGCGTGGCGGTGTAAGTCTAACTATTCAAAATATGGCAATTAAATCTTTGCCAGAAAATGCTTTTGAATATCAGATTGATCTTGTTCAAGTAAGCCCAAATAAACGCCGTGCATCTGGTTCGGTTGAATTGCGCTTAATTAAAGATACCGAAATCTTAGTAGTGCCTTTAGAAGACAAAAACTTTAACTTTGATGATTTCGAGCGTTTAACAGGTCGTTGGACTATGCCGAAAGGCTTTATGCCACAATTCATTGAAGTGCGTTTAACAGGGGCTGGTACACCTGTAATCAAACGCTTTAGTTGGCAACGAGGTAAACCAGTTGATGTAGGTTCTGCTTTCGTGTCGGAAATACCTCAAGCTGAAGCAAATGCTCAATAA
- the clpS gene encoding ATP-dependent Clp protease adapter ClpS yields the protein MRRYKRQMNLSEVKNSFHQSGFVDWHLNPRLSDSQEDHEGEVVVQTAPPELKRPPLYAVVLMNDDYTPMDFVIEVLQSYFGMDIDQASQVMLTVHYEGKGTAGIYPRDIAETKANQVNNYARSQGHPLLCQIEPEQR from the coding sequence ATGCGAAGATATAAACGTCAAATGAATTTAAGTGAAGTGAAAAATTCTTTTCATCAATCTGGGTTTGTCGATTGGCACTTGAATCCACGTTTAAGTGATTCGCAAGAGGATCATGAGGGTGAGGTGGTTGTACAAACAGCCCCTCCAGAATTAAAACGACCGCCACTATATGCGGTTGTTTTAATGAATGATGATTACACGCCAATGGATTTTGTCATTGAGGTATTGCAAAGTTATTTTGGTATGGATATTGATCAGGCTAGTCAAGTGATGCTCACAGTTCATTATGAAGGTAAAGGTACCGCTGGTATATATCCAAGGGATATTGCTGAAACGAAAGCAAACCAAGTGAACAACTATGCTCGTTCGCAAGGTCATCCTTTGTTGTGTCAGATCGAACCTGAGCAGCGTTAA
- the clpA gene encoding ATP-dependent Clp protease ATP-binding subunit ClpA, giving the protein MLSRQLEVSLRLAVSMARQKRHEFLTVEHLLLALLDNDSAVNALKACGADIVTLRKELEEYVEQHTPKLGDNSEQAPHPTESFDRILQRAIFHVQSSGGDRTVEGADVLVAMYSERDSFAVYLLKRHQINRLTLTQYLSHGTRKDEIQVEEEVEDIEGESAASANAGPLEQYTLNLNIEAQKGKTDPLIGREKEIERAAQILCRRRKNNPLLVGDPGVGKTSIAEGLAWLIVNGKAPKPLANAEVYSLDIGALVAGTKYRGDFEKRLKQLLNALKKNPNAILFIDEIHMIIGAGSSMGSTMDASNLIKPALANGSLRCIGSTTFQEYRQVFEKDHALSRRFQKIDVNEPSINETIEILRGLKNKFEDFHHVEYDDKALVAAVELSAKFINDRFLPDKAIDVIDEAGAQRRLKAEVDGTTISVENIEDIVSKIARIPPKTVSKDDKSVLENLERDLKRVVFGQDEAITALASAIKLSRAGLKAPDKPVGSFVFAGPTGVGKTEVTKQLAKLLGVELVRFDMSEYMERHAVSRLIGAPPGYVGYDQGGLLTDAIHKNPHCVLLLDEIEKAHPDVFNLLLQVMDHGALTDNNGRKSDFRNVIIVLTTNIGAESIVRASIGFTEQDHSADNQDAMKRAFSPEFRNRLDGVIQFKSLPTTIIDSVVDKFLTELQAQLDEKQVVLDVDQSARDWLSANGYDRLMGARPMQRLIQEHLKKPLAEMILFGELAEHGGNVAVSVKTENGKDVGLKLEVFEDHINPSAEPA; this is encoded by the coding sequence ATGCTCAGTCGTCAATTAGAAGTATCGTTACGTTTGGCTGTTAGCATGGCTCGTCAAAAGAGACATGAGTTTCTGACAGTTGAACATTTGTTGCTTGCCTTGCTCGACAACGACTCTGCCGTAAATGCATTAAAAGCATGTGGTGCGGACATCGTTACCTTGCGTAAAGAATTAGAGGAATATGTAGAGCAACATACCCCGAAACTTGGTGATAATAGTGAACAGGCTCCTCATCCAACTGAGAGCTTTGATCGAATTTTGCAACGTGCAATTTTCCATGTTCAATCGAGCGGTGGTGACCGTACGGTTGAGGGTGCAGATGTTTTAGTTGCGATGTATTCAGAACGAGATTCGTTCGCGGTTTATTTACTTAAACGCCATCAAATTAACCGTTTAACTTTGACTCAATATTTATCTCATGGCACACGTAAAGATGAGATTCAAGTTGAAGAAGAGGTTGAAGATATTGAAGGTGAAAGTGCTGCTTCAGCAAATGCTGGACCACTTGAGCAATACACGCTTAACTTAAACATCGAAGCACAAAAGGGTAAAACTGATCCTTTAATTGGACGTGAAAAAGAAATTGAGCGTGCGGCTCAGATTTTATGTCGTCGTCGTAAAAACAATCCATTGTTAGTGGGTGATCCAGGCGTAGGTAAAACTTCTATTGCCGAAGGCTTGGCGTGGTTGATTGTGAATGGCAAAGCGCCTAAACCACTTGCAAATGCTGAAGTCTATAGTTTAGATATTGGTGCATTGGTTGCAGGGACTAAATATCGTGGTGACTTTGAAAAACGTTTAAAACAACTGTTAAATGCGTTAAAGAAAAATCCAAATGCGATTTTATTCATTGATGAGATTCATATGATCATTGGTGCAGGCTCAAGTATGGGCAGTACCATGGATGCATCGAATTTAATCAAACCTGCTTTGGCAAATGGTAGCTTACGTTGCATTGGCTCAACGACCTTTCAAGAATATCGTCAAGTATTTGAAAAAGATCATGCATTATCACGTCGTTTCCAAAAAATTGATGTGAATGAGCCAAGTATCAATGAAACAATTGAAATTTTACGTGGCTTGAAAAACAAGTTCGAAGATTTCCATCATGTTGAATATGATGATAAAGCATTGGTTGCGGCTGTTGAGTTGTCAGCTAAATTTATCAATGATCGTTTCTTGCCAGACAAAGCGATTGACGTGATAGATGAGGCAGGTGCGCAACGCCGTTTGAAAGCAGAAGTAGATGGTACAACGATTTCAGTTGAGAATATTGAAGACATCGTCTCTAAGATTGCCCGTATTCCACCAAAAACCGTCTCTAAAGATGATAAGTCTGTACTTGAGAATCTGGAACGTGATTTGAAACGTGTGGTATTTGGTCAGGATGAAGCGATTACTGCGCTTGCATCAGCGATCAAATTATCTCGCGCAGGTTTAAAAGCACCAGATAAGCCAGTGGGTAGTTTTGTATTTGCTGGTCCAACAGGTGTGGGTAAAACTGAGGTCACTAAACAACTGGCGAAATTGCTCGGTGTGGAGCTGGTTCGTTTTGATATGTCTGAGTATATGGAACGTCATGCGGTTTCTCGTTTGATTGGTGCACCTCCAGGTTATGTTGGTTATGATCAAGGTGGTTTGCTAACCGATGCGATTCATAAAAATCCGCATTGTGTACTATTGCTTGATGAGATTGAAAAAGCCCATCCAGATGTATTTAACTTGTTATTGCAAGTGATGGATCATGGTGCTTTGACCGATAACAATGGTCGTAAATCTGATTTCAGAAACGTGATTATTGTGCTCACCACCAATATTGGTGCAGAGAGTATTGTTCGTGCAAGTATTGGTTTCACTGAGCAAGATCACAGTGCTGATAACCAAGATGCAATGAAACGCGCATTCTCACCTGAATTCCGTAACCGTTTAGATGGTGTGATTCAATTCAAATCACTTCCAACCACAATTATCGATTCTGTGGTGGACAAATTCTTAACTGAGTTGCAAGCGCAGCTTGATGAGAAACAAGTGGTACTTGATGTTGATCAAAGTGCACGTGACTGGTTATCTGCCAATGGTTATGACCGTCTCATGGGTGCTCGTCCTATGCAACGTTTGATTCAAGAACATTTGAAAAAGCCGCTTGCTGAGATGATTTTATTTGGTGAGCTTGCTGAGCACGGTGGTAATGTTGCAGTTTCTGTGAAAACAGAGAATGGCAAAGACGTCGGCTTAAAATTGGAAGTGTTTGAAGATCATATTAACCCGAGTGCTGAACCTGCTTAA
- a CDS encoding YnfA family protein has product MFEISFSITQVLKVFGLFFVTAIAEILGCYFPYLILNQGKSHWLWVPTALSLAVFVWLLTLHPAASGRIYAAYGGIYIFTALLWLRYVDQVMLTRWDILGGLVVLCGAGLIILQPQGLVR; this is encoded by the coding sequence ATGTTTGAAATTTCTTTCTCGATAACCCAAGTACTTAAAGTATTTGGGTTATTTTTCGTCACAGCAATTGCTGAAATTCTAGGTTGCTATTTCCCTTATTTAATTCTGAATCAAGGGAAGTCGCATTGGTTATGGGTTCCCACTGCATTAAGCTTAGCAGTCTTTGTTTGGTTGCTTACTTTGCACCCTGCAGCATCTGGTCGTATTTATGCGGCTTATGGTGGGATCTATATTTTTACTGCTTTATTGTGGCTGCGTTATGTCGATCAAGTGATGCTGACACGTTGGGATATTCTAGGTGGTCTTGTGGTTTTGTGTGGAGCTGGCTTAATCATTTTACAACCGCAAGGATTAGTTCGTTAA